The genomic interval ACTTTACTGTTCACATGACGTACTGTTCACATGAGATTCGTTTTAATTGCAAAAAATGCCACTGGGCCGGGTGTATTTGTTGGGCCTCGCGGTTATTTTGTGTGGCTGCATGGATAGAAGGGTTTATATGTGTGACACCTGTTTAGCTTCGGTAGAAAGACGAGGGGTGTCGTGTGCGATTGTTTTGATAACCGAAAGCTTTCGACAACGGAGAGAGTGAGAACTGAGAGAGGTGGAGGGAGATAACCGAGTGAATTCGTTTGTTCCTGAATCAATTTGTTGGCTTGAAGCTGCTCCTTAGCCATCGAAGTTCCTTGAGTACGAATTCGGGTTCTCTTTGTCTCGAGGCTCCAGCTCAATAGGAATCAAGCCCTTCATAGTTCTGCTTGGGGAAGAAAGCAATTGCAGAGATCTCTATTCAGATCTCCATTCTGCCGTGGAtagagaaggagagaaaacAGGGTAGATGAGGTACCAAGATGGCACTGTTCATTTGAGGTATAAACGTAAAATGAAGAGAGCAAGTGCTTCTCCATGGGATAACTTCGGCACCTTTATTCTCTCCACCGCCTCTGTGGATTGTGATCAATGAATTACCTCATCCAACAAATGTTGATTTCGAGCGTGGCGCGAAGAGAGACTGACAGTGAGATATGTCGGAAGGACTCGGTGAATAAGGAAGAAGAGATTGCAGATATGCTCAGTGGCTCAAATCCAATATGCCACACAACATCGATCCACGATATGATAGTGTTTCacatcttctctctctttaaAATTCCACTATTTCTCTCAGATTGAGATCGAGCTCTCTCCTCACTatcctctttctttctattgtatCAATCAAATTGGAACCTGTATTTATAGTAATCCGGGCTTAAGCCTTTGCAATTCAATCTGGGTTTgattttttctgggttttgataTGCATGTAAATATTCTGAGAATGGTTCCAATCCTCCAGACTCGAGTTCCAGAGAAATCAACAACCTATGATCGAATTTGTACTGGTAAGAGTTTGTAGTCTTGATTTGAATTGGGTGCTTTCGGTGCTTTTGTTGTTATGTCTTAGTTTCTGCTAATTTAATTCAATTGAATTATGGATAATGGTGGAATAATGTATCCTCCGATTATTCTGCTTCTAATGCTAACTACTGCCTCTGATTTACTACTACTATATACGGCTGTGATTTCTCACTTCTTGCATTGTTAGGGGCTCTACAATTTGGTCGATTCAATTGGGTTTTGTAAATTTGAGGCTTTAACCTGACCAATACCTTGCTtctcaaattgaatgttaTAGTCGTGTTTTATATTCTGCTTGAATTGAACTGACTTCTTTGAAAGTGATTGGTATGAtgtgcctatatatatggagTTGGGAATTTTGTGTGCTACTAAATTATGTAACACTTGGGATTTTCATGTCTGTCGTTTATGGAGTAGCTTGCCATGATCGAAGAGCTTCCTTGCTGGGTCTGTAATCCAAATGGTGATTTCAATTTTAATGTTGTTTTTGGATTATACAGTTATCTGGGAGACGCAAAATTTTCAAGTTTTTGGTCAACGAATACGGTGGAAAAGCagaaattttgtaaagaaagCATGAGGTACTTAtgattcatatttttttttcaattgttggTCTCTTTGTATATTGGATTTTGTACTGCAGTTGTGCtgcatatattcatatatagatGTATAATTTAGAATGATTATTTTTAGTCTTTTTTTGTTACTTTATCATTGTGTTACCAAACTCCAGTGTTCTACAAGAAAGAGGTGCATCTAGGGAAGAGATGGCCTATGAAGATTTGTATGATTGCGCCCCAATTCTTTAGATCTGTTATTGGTGGGTTTTCCGTCTTGATCTCTTTAGCTAGGTCATGTGTGTTTATGTGATCTTTATATTAAGCAACTCACATATATGGTGAAaatcattattatttttatttcaagAATAACCCTATGGCAAGAGTAATTACCTCAAAATATTTGCTGAAATCATGATGGGTATATTCACTTGCAGTCGGTTGATGTATATGATCTACAAGCCACCTCATTCAAGGAGGGCAATAGTCATGATCAGTTATTTTTTATGAGTCTTTGTTCTGTTCATGTAGTGACAAGGGTAAAAAAACTGAATCGTTGGTTGGGTTAACTGAGTTCATCATCAAGATATGGACTTTTCTGAATATGGTCATATTATCTcccctgtttttttttatttacaaaGAAATTTCTCTGTAAATTTCTCTTTTACATTTGGTGTTAGCTCTTTATTGATTACAAGTACATAATGCATCAATGAAATCATTAACTTATATTTGGGAAAGAATAATCATTGTTTTCCAGTAGGGTTTTACTCAGCCGTCTACTATGAAAgaggttcggtttggtttaaACTCTATGCAGGTGGTTCCTAAATAAGGGGTTGTGGCCTTGACCTTAGTCTCAATCCCTTCCTGGCCTTTGTATTGAATCTTTAAATTTCTGTATTTATTGTTGGCATTTGGTATAGTGTGGATATTTTTTcccctcttttctttttcgaaTGGTGAAGATCTTTGAAGGGGTGAATGTGGTTTTTGTTATTGTTGCAATGAAACCAATGTAGATTTGTCAATTGTTCTTTAGTTTCTTTATAATCACATGTTTAGGTACTAGCATAATCAACTTCCTTTGGCATTGGGAAGTTAGAACCCACGGCATCATCTTGCCAAAATTCAATTTGTATGTGTTTATGATCCAATCTTTGATATTTCTTTATCTctgttttttacttttttttttgttattatctACATGCATAACTAGACACCTATTTATACTAATACTATCATAGGCTACCTGGCTGTGGATATTAATTTGAAATAAATTGAAGAGTTATACATGAAGGTCGAATGGTTTCCTTCGTATCATTAGGTCTGCTATGAATATTTTGGGCTAATATGGTCAAATGAGTAACTACACCCTTAGATAAACCAAATAGCTATTGTCAATGACTTAGTGACCACCAACTTGAAATTGAAAGAGGGAAAGATCAAACAACCTACTTTGGTTACTAATTTAAAGAAATTAGGTGAGTGCTGGAATTCTATGGTTTGTAAGTTCAGTTGCGTTTTAAATTGAATGACTTAGTCCATATCTCTGTAAACCATCTATTTGATTTAAGGTCACTGTTTGCTTTGATGTTGTTCTAGGAAAACTTAAAATTGTAGATCTTGGGTTGGCAATAGTCATGGATATCCAACTATGTATGAAGAACCAAAAGGTATACAAGAAGTTGAGATAAATTCCATTACTTACATGCAAtctgaatttaaaatttattttacatgtACAGAGCATGTATTAATACAACATACAtctattttcttaaaaaaaaatttgtttttggtgCATTGGCATTTTGAGATCGATTATGATATTGTAGGAATTGCTTCTATTTTCTATGCAACATTGTGGCGTTAGCAAGTAGATGAAACTACACTTGACATGCCTTTGTTGCTCTCATTGTCATTCATTTAGCTGCTGATTTGATtccatttataatttatagtTGCAGCTGGACAAATATGTACCGTTTGTTTGAAAACCAGATTCGTAAAGTGCAATTTATTACATATCCAGTTCTCAATTAGCTTTTCATAGCTTATGATTGTGTCTGCAGTATTATACCTATTACCTTATCAGCCATATTTTTATAGGACTTCAGAGTGCATGTTGAGTTGTTAACCAAGCATTAGTTTTCAATTGCTGTAATTCTGCTCTTAATATTACCCCATTGATGTCATCCTTTTTCTCTATTCCCTTATCTCACTTTAAATGCACTAATGCATGATATGACTTCAGATGTTGATGAAACAGGTTGATGACAAAAGAATAGAACTATATTGCTTTTTGTACAACTTCCCATACATTCATGTAGACTTCATTGTAATAGTAGTTACCGGGATAACAAATGCTTCTATGAAGTTTGATCGCTAATGGAAGATTGTGGAGAGATCGACTCCAATTTTTCGCATTACAACCTAATTTGATCATCAGAGTGTGAAAAAAGAATATAACTATATTGCTTTTTGTACAACTTCCCATACATTCATGTAGACTTCATTGTAATAGTAGTTACCGGGATAACAAAAGCTTCTATGAAGTTTGATCGCTAATGGAAGATTGTGGAGAGATAGACTCCAATTTTTCGCATTGCAACCTAATTTGATCAACCATAAAGCCTATGGCAAACTCTGGGTGCACAAAACTAGATATTGTTCTCATCTGTTGTCAAAACGTATATCAAATCGACAAAAATTGATTCAACAATAGTAATATTTTCCACTGTTTTGTTGTTATACTAATCCACGAATGTCTACCCGCAGCAACGCGCGGGGACTTAACCTCGTATATAACATGGTAGAGTACTAACATAAAGCCTCATAGCACTTGAATTAAAATGCAAACATAAAAGTtaatttcaagagtttgaGGGACATGTAAAATGCTCCAAGGATTATATACTCatcgaaaaaacaaaaaaaaaggattctATACACTACGTCAATGCGTAGAGTTGACTGATCCGGCCTTCAGGGTTCTGACTTAGAGTTGGAAtgttgaaaatacaagatagaacaacaacgagtaatagcagcggaatatatagaagaattttacttttctattgaacaattcatattacaatgattacaccttaatcaataataatattattctcaaaagtaaaaatacttcttacttgataatcacaatcaagcatgaaacaacctcactaagatcgttgcttcaaatgtcgatacaacctcactaagatcgttgtaaacacacggatgatcaacctcactaagaacgttgatgttaccagtaaggtcttcaatggagtcacaaagatctcctagcactaagcttcactttttgtgaattttcttctctttggtttcatcttctttctcctccctttttttcttgttcgtGTATCTCCTAGAGGCCACGCAACCTACTGCCTatatacatcatatatatagcagCCACATATATTCCCTAACCCTAGGAATTAAACCTAACTTCCCTTCCTAATACATCtcacatagaaaaggaaaaaatccatatgaatatggaatacaccttttattttgaatccttttctataacaattcccaaacaccatttaactaaatatatattcccaaatatatatcaatttacccataatcaaatcggtggagacttctttggtaggaaaaacaaaccataatcttttcctagtccaattaggaaacaacttcaattctccttttgcatatcaaatcttCATGACTTGTTCTCCACACCTTTGGATGTTCATCAACTAtatggaggccaatatatatacCTTCAAATGTCCAACACTGATTcaagttgttgtttttttttaaggagaaCGTGCTActtcttttaagttttaactacTACACTGAAGATGCGTCTTCAATAGTTTAATCGGTTAGGTTGTCCGGTGAACCATGTGAGTTCATCGACCTACCTTATCCACATCTTCATCTGCTATATCATCTTCAGTTCGCTATGAGCTTCTACCTTTGCATTGTCTTGCCATGGCATTTGGTTCCGGCAATACCCCCATGAATTGGGTTTGCTTACATTTGCTTCTTCCGTTGGTTTGCTCAGTAAGTTCAGTTCTTTGTGGCACACTGGTCAAGTCTATTCCGGGTTTCGATGGTGATCTTCCCTTTAAGCTCTACACTGGGTATGAGTATACTTAATTTCATCGGATTCAATTTCGTGATTGTAAGACTTGTTCACTTGTGTCTAAGGGAATCATTCCTgctttgttttcttatttatGATCTTGTACTGTCTGTTATCAAGGTATGTGAGTGTGGGTGGATCAGAGATGTTTTACTACTTCATTGAGTCAGAAGGAAACCCCAAAGAAGACCCTTTATTGCTGTGGTATAGTGGAGGCCCTGGTTGTTCTGTTCTCAGTGGTATCATCTATGAAAATGGTACTCATCACTCATCACATTGTATATCTTTGAATGACTAAATGCACATTTAGTAGATTTAGACTCTAATAAATGTAAATGAGCTTATTCATCTGTATATTGTGTAGGTCCTCTAGTGTTCAATTATACAGGTTATGAAGGAGGCTTACCATCCACATATTACTACCCATACTCATGGACAAAGGTTAGTATGTTCCTATATTCTTAATTGTTTATTGTTTCGAATTGGATCCATTCGTCCGCGTGTTGTGATTTGAAATCTGTGATATTTTTTCAGACTGCAAGTGTATTATTTGTGGATGCACCTGTAGGCACCGGTTTCTCCTATGCAACTAGTGCTGACGAATACCCTTCTTCAGATTTGAAAGCAGCAGCACAGGTTACTGGTTTTTTGAGGAAGGTAAAATGTTAGGCTACGAAAACAGTATGATCACTCAGATATCAACCAACTCTGTTGGTTTGACTTAGTTTTTCCATTGATCATGTGGTATCTTTTGGTTTCAATGCAGTGGATGGAAGAACACCCAGAATTCCTCAAACTTCAGCTATTTATTGGGGGTGATTCATATGCAGGCCTAACTGCCACCATGGTTGTCAAATACGTAGTAGATGGTATTGATTGACTGAATACTCAATATTTACATGAAATTTATCGAGCATTATGTATTTTTATACGGAAATGTCTCGTAAAGCTTGTGATAAAATCGAATGAAATGTTTCAGACAATGATGCCGGAGTACTGCCACGACTCAACCTCAAGGTAAAGTGACTAAATCTTTTATTTGGAACATTGATgcacttgttttttttttaatttccatctataatgttgaatttgaaattaGGGCTATGTTCTAGGGTGTCCACTAACTGATCAAGCTCTTAATGCGAATTCGAAGTATGTTTTTTCTCATCGGATGGGGCTTATATCAGATGAGCTCTATCAGGTACCTTCTATTACTTCAAGTTTGAGAACATACTACTTTACTATAATAAGTTAATAACAAACATGATACACAGCGATTTAGTACAACTTCCAATTGATGGTGTTGCCCGCTTTTCAGGCAGCTAAAGAAAGCTGCAATTCAAGTTTCTATGAAGTTACCACATCAGAGCCAGAATGCTATGAGAATACACAATTGATAGCAAAGGTGAGGCATCCAATTTCCACTTAATACTTTACCCATACCACCTAATATACCTAAAGACATTTGTAAAACAAAGCTGATGAGTAGTTTCATGAACTTGCAGCAACTTAAAGACATAAACAAACTCTGCATTCTTGAGCCGAAGTGCACGTGGGCATCCCCAGGCCAAGATGAAGAAACAGCTCGTAGATTTTTATATGAAAATCCTGGAGAATTCATCCGGTCACTTCCAAAAGATCCTGAATACTACTGTCGAGTAACTTACATGTCCCCTTCTACCTACACTCTAGATTAGAAACTACATTTgcctaaattttatttttccatgCGATTGCAGAACTTCGGTTATATGCTGGCTTATGTATGGGCAAACGATGGAAGTGTACAAAAGGCACTTAATGTCAGAGAGGTATATAAAGTAAAGGATTATATGCTGAATATATGCATGCCTTTGCTGTTTTTCTGATAAATTTATATTGGTGATCAGGGAACAGTACTAGATTGGAAGAGATGCAATAAAAGCTTGTCATACACAAAAAATGTGGACAGTGTCATTGATATTCATAAATATCTGAGTACCAAAGGATTACAAGCTCTGATATTCGCGTAATCATTTGTAACTTTTCTGCTGTACATTATTTCCTATATATCACAACTTATATGAACTTAGACAATTTCTCCTCTGCTGCAGTGGTGATCATGACCTTACAGTTCCAAATACCGGTACGGAAAAATGGATAAGAGATTTGGATTTGCCTGTTGTCAATGATTGGAGACCATGGCTAGTTGATGGTCAAATTGCGGGGTGCGCATTATTATTCTTATACATTATTGGCAGTAGCAGTAATAACAGCTATAAATACCATAGCTTGGAACTTATAAACTGATGTTATTTGTGTTTATGCAGATACACCGTCAAGTATTCAAGTAATGGACACCGTTTGACTTATGCAACTGTAAAGGTACCTTGCCGTCTATGTCATGATaacagaaaaaataaatatttagagAATGTTCTTACATTCTTGATTTTATGAAATTTTTCAGGGAGCTGGGCACTCGGCTCCAGAATACAAGCGTAGGGAGTGTTATCTCATGTTTGATAGGTTCATCCATTACTATCCCATCTGAAGAAGATGTTAGAGAGCATGAAGATGATCAAGGATGGATTCTCCCTAGCCCCTGTTCTGATGTACAATTTTATCTTGATTATTAATAAACTTCATTGAGTTTGCTATCATGTTTTTATAGTTTGATTATAAACCCTCTCCAATTTTAGCTCGTCAATTTTTAGGTACATTACTTTGTTTCTTGGTCCGATTTGATTGCGTTCTCAGTTGTTCAGCTCCGGTAGGGTGTCCGACTTGATCCGGTTGTCCGGTGCTCATGTTGGCACACTTGGCTGGTGGTTGGATTGGTTTTTCTTGGTTGTAGTTGGCACATTTTTAAGAAGAGCAATTTTAACAACAGTACATTGACATTTGCCTCCCTAATAATCAAGGTTATTTTACCTTCAAAACTATCATATAAGTACATAAACTACATAATTCGATCTACTTTTGATACATATTGTTATTCACTCGGTTAGTTGATATGGTTACTGTAATAACCCAAATTTTCGAGTTTaaattcttttaatttcttacaATTATTATGCTTGGTAATTCGAGTAAGATCGCATTCTATGCTTTCTCGTATCGGTCTTTGGGAAATGAAATTGATTTCGGAAATTTAaggttgaaaaacgttacgtttcagtgactcaagagttgacttttcaTCTGTCGCTCATCTCTGAAAACTTCTTTAATGGAAGTTGTaaagctcatcgatacgagtttgtggacatgtgacacaCCTAAATCagatgtcgtatgtgaaagttgttagcaacggaaatttggtttccgattttggaaacttaaaatcagaaaaccaaaaaggaAACCCGACCCGAGTTCCATCTCAGCAAATTCTCTCCCTCCGGCCGCCTTGCttgacaccgccggtgtcgtTGGAACTGCACAATCGGGCTGCATTGACCAGTGGTAGTGGCGACCCACCCCACACCGCGTCTCAGCCGCAACCGAGAGGCCACAACGGCGGCACCGTCGAGGTTAAGACACGAGGTGACCGTCACAGGTCCTCCCTCCTCCTTCTAGGCGCGAATTCACCGTCAGCGAAGCTCGAATCAAACTGGTTCACCCCCGATCTCCAACCTCCGATCCGGTTTCTTGCGGAGGCGTTTCCAGCGGTCGCCGGCCGACTTGGAGCTAACTACAGGTATGGTTACGATCTACTCCTTCTGATATACGTCTTTGATGTTGGAAGTTTTGCGAATTGTTGAAATTTGGGTGGAGGTGTTCCTGGTGCGCGTGCCACCACCTAGTGCCACCGGATTTTTCCCTTTCGAGTGGCTgactttgggccgccggatctccgtcgtccggccaccatagagcggcgcaCCGGTCCTGTTTGAAAGGTGGTTGCATCCCCTGTCATTTGGAGCAGTAAAGCCCGGAAGTTCCCCCGAAAGTGCAcatttcgccgaacttcacCTTGCCGGATCTCCCTCATCCGGCCACCAATCGGTAAGATTCTTTTCCCATTTTGAAGGGCTCCTTCCATATTACAAACTCTCCAAAAGA from Argentina anserina chromosome 2, drPotAnse1.1, whole genome shotgun sequence carries:
- the LOC126783555 gene encoding serine carboxypeptidase-like 17, giving the protein MAFGSGNTPMNWVCLHLLLPLVCSVSSVLCGTLVKSIPGFDGDLPFKLYTGYVSVGGSEMFYYFIESEGNPKEDPLLLWYSGGPGCSVLSGIIYENGPLVFNYTGYEGGLPSTYYYPYSWTKTASVLFVDAPVGTGFSYATSADEYPSSDLKAAAQVTGFLRKWMEEHPEFLKLQLFIGGDSYAGLTATMVVKYVVDDNDAGVLPRLNLKGYVLGCPLTDQALNANSKYVFSHRMGLISDELYQAAKESCNSSFYEVTTSEPECYENTQLIAKQLKDINKLCILEPKCTWASPGQDEETARRFLYENPGEFIRSLPKDPEYYCRNFGYMLAYVWANDGSVQKALNVREGTVLDWKRCNKSLSYTKNVDSVIDIHKYLSTKGLQALIFAGDHDLTVPNTGTEKWIRDLDLPVVNDWRPWLVDGQIAGYTVKYSSNGHRLTYATVKGAGHSAPEYKRRECYLMFDRFIHYYPI